A window from Corvus cornix cornix isolate S_Up_H32 chromosome 8, ASM73873v5, whole genome shotgun sequence encodes these proteins:
- the PODN gene encoding podocan isoform X2 yields the protein MPAGGRALLALLGLPALLALGCAADSDFAEGGPERRRPGAGPACPRDCGCTQEGVVDCGGIDLKEFPLLLPELTNHLSLQNNQIEEIFPEELARLYRLETLNLQNNRLTSKGLPEEAFEHLENLNYLYLANNKLTVAPKFLPNTLISADFAANYLTKIYGLTFGQKPNLRSVYLHNNKLSDAGLPDNMFNGSNNVEILIMSSNFLKYVPKNLPPALYKLHLQSNKLEKIPKGAFSELAGLRELYLQNNYLSNEGMDNETFWKLSSLEYLDLSSNNLSQIPSGLPRNIVLLHLEKNAIKVIDRDVLTQIKNLEYLLLHNNKLKARGIHPLAFQGLKKLHTVHLYNNMLERIPSGLPRRVKTLMILHNQISEINRNDFATTYFLEELNLSYNKLTSPQIHREAFRKLRQLKSLDLSGNNLHTVPFGFPKNLQVLKLKENEISIIPKGTLSGMTKLRELYLSNNKLKVNSIYSRAWRELSSLQSLDMAGNQLTSIPLGLPESLEYLYLQNNKITMVSENAFESTPKIKGIYLRFNKISVGALKESTFQNLKHLQVLDIEGNLEFSNSSKNKDDSEEEMEDEEEEEEEELR from the exons ATGCCCGCCGGCGGCCGGGCGCTGCTGGCGCTGCTGGGGCTCCCGGCGCTGCTGGCGCTGGGCTGCGCCGCCGACAGCGACTTCGCCGAGGGCGGcccggagcggcggcggcccggGGCGGGCCCCGCCTGCCCCCGCGACTGCGGCTGCACCCAGGAGGGCGTCGTGGACTGCGGCGGCATCGACCTCAAGGAGTtcccgctgctgctgcccgaGCTGACCAAccacctctccctgcag AATAATCAGATAGAAGAAATCTTTCCAGAAGAGCTTGCTCGTCTTTATAGACTGGAAACTCTCAATTTGCAAAACAACAGGCTGACTTCAAAAG GGTTGCCAGAGGAAGCATTTGAGCATCTGGAGAACCTGAATTACCTGTACCTGGCAAACAATAAG CTAACAGTGGCTCCGAAATTCCTACCAAATACCTTGATCAGTGCAGATTTTGCAGCCAATTATCTCACTAAGATATATGGGCTCACATTTGGACAGAAACCAAACTTGAG ATCTGTGTATCTTCATAACAACAAACTTTCAGATGCTGGGTTACCTGATAATATGTTCAATGGCTCGAATAATGTGGAGATACTCATCATGTCCAGCAATTTCTTGAAGTATGTTCCAAAGAATCTCCCTCCAGCACTATATAAATTACACTTACAG AGCAACAAGCTGGAGAAGATTCCCAAAGGAGCCTTCAGCGAACTTGCTGGTCTGCGGGAGCTGTATTTGCAGAATAACTACTTGTCTAATGAGGGAATGGACAACGAAACTTTTTG GAAATTGTCTAGTCTTGAATATCTGGATTTGTCCAGCAATAACCTCTCACAAATCCCAAGTGGTTTACCTCGAAACATCGTCCTCCTCCACCTGGAGAAGAATGCAATTAAGGTGATTGACAGAGATGTCTTGACCCAAATTAAGAATCTGGAGTACCTTCTGCTCCACAATAACAAATTAAAAGCCCGAGGTATTCACCCCTTAGCCTTCCAGGGCTTAAAGAAGCTGCACACTGTCCACCTGTACAATAACATGCTGGAAAGGATCCCCAGTGGGCTGCCCCGGCGAGTGAAGACACTTATGATCCTTCATAATCAGATCTCAGAGATTAACAGGAATGACTTTGCTACTACTTACTTCCTTGAAGAGCTGAACCTGAGCTACAACAAACTCACAAGTCCCCAGATCCATCGGGAGGCCTTCCGTAAACTGCGGCAACTAAAGTCCCTGGATCTTTCTGGAAACAATCTGCACACGGTGCCTTTCGGCTTTCCAAAGAACTTGCAGGTTCTGAAGCTGAAGGAGAACGAGATAAGCATTATCCCAAAAGGGACTTTGTCTGGGATGACAAAACTGCGGGAACTGTATTTGAGCAACAATAAACTGAAAGTAAATTCAATTTATTCAAGAGCATGGAGAGAACTCAGCAGTCTCCAG TCACTAGATATGGCTGGCAACCAGCTGACATCTATCCCATTAGGCCTGCCAGAATCTCTGGAATATCTGTATCTCCAGAACAACAAGATCACAATGGTTTCAGAGAATGCTTTTGAATCCACACCCAAAATAAAGGGGATTTACCTCAG gTTTAATAAGATTTCAGTTGGAGCACTGAAAGAAAGTACCTTCCAAAACCTGAAGCACTTACAGGTACTGGATATTGAAGGGAACCTTGAATTCAGCAACAGTTCAAAGAATAAGGATGACTCAGAAGAGGAAAtggaagatgaggaagaggaagaggaagaagaactGAGATAA
- the PODN gene encoding podocan isoform X1 has product MFFSIHLISDSKGAMPAGGRALLALLGLPALLALGCAADSDFAEGGPERRRPGAGPACPRDCGCTQEGVVDCGGIDLKEFPLLLPELTNHLSLQNNQIEEIFPEELARLYRLETLNLQNNRLTSKGLPEEAFEHLENLNYLYLANNKLTVAPKFLPNTLISADFAANYLTKIYGLTFGQKPNLRSVYLHNNKLSDAGLPDNMFNGSNNVEILIMSSNFLKYVPKNLPPALYKLHLQSNKLEKIPKGAFSELAGLRELYLQNNYLSNEGMDNETFWKLSSLEYLDLSSNNLSQIPSGLPRNIVLLHLEKNAIKVIDRDVLTQIKNLEYLLLHNNKLKARGIHPLAFQGLKKLHTVHLYNNMLERIPSGLPRRVKTLMILHNQISEINRNDFATTYFLEELNLSYNKLTSPQIHREAFRKLRQLKSLDLSGNNLHTVPFGFPKNLQVLKLKENEISIIPKGTLSGMTKLRELYLSNNKLKVNSIYSRAWRELSSLQSLDMAGNQLTSIPLGLPESLEYLYLQNNKITMVSENAFESTPKIKGIYLRFNKISVGALKESTFQNLKHLQVLDIEGNLEFSNSSKNKDDSEEEMEDEEEEEEEELR; this is encoded by the exons ATGTTCTTCTCCATTCATCTGATTTCTGACAGCAAAG GGGCGATGCCCGCCGGCGGCCGGGCGCTGCTGGCGCTGCTGGGGCTCCCGGCGCTGCTGGCGCTGGGCTGCGCCGCCGACAGCGACTTCGCCGAGGGCGGcccggagcggcggcggcccggGGCGGGCCCCGCCTGCCCCCGCGACTGCGGCTGCACCCAGGAGGGCGTCGTGGACTGCGGCGGCATCGACCTCAAGGAGTtcccgctgctgctgcccgaGCTGACCAAccacctctccctgcag AATAATCAGATAGAAGAAATCTTTCCAGAAGAGCTTGCTCGTCTTTATAGACTGGAAACTCTCAATTTGCAAAACAACAGGCTGACTTCAAAAG GGTTGCCAGAGGAAGCATTTGAGCATCTGGAGAACCTGAATTACCTGTACCTGGCAAACAATAAG CTAACAGTGGCTCCGAAATTCCTACCAAATACCTTGATCAGTGCAGATTTTGCAGCCAATTATCTCACTAAGATATATGGGCTCACATTTGGACAGAAACCAAACTTGAG ATCTGTGTATCTTCATAACAACAAACTTTCAGATGCTGGGTTACCTGATAATATGTTCAATGGCTCGAATAATGTGGAGATACTCATCATGTCCAGCAATTTCTTGAAGTATGTTCCAAAGAATCTCCCTCCAGCACTATATAAATTACACTTACAG AGCAACAAGCTGGAGAAGATTCCCAAAGGAGCCTTCAGCGAACTTGCTGGTCTGCGGGAGCTGTATTTGCAGAATAACTACTTGTCTAATGAGGGAATGGACAACGAAACTTTTTG GAAATTGTCTAGTCTTGAATATCTGGATTTGTCCAGCAATAACCTCTCACAAATCCCAAGTGGTTTACCTCGAAACATCGTCCTCCTCCACCTGGAGAAGAATGCAATTAAGGTGATTGACAGAGATGTCTTGACCCAAATTAAGAATCTGGAGTACCTTCTGCTCCACAATAACAAATTAAAAGCCCGAGGTATTCACCCCTTAGCCTTCCAGGGCTTAAAGAAGCTGCACACTGTCCACCTGTACAATAACATGCTGGAAAGGATCCCCAGTGGGCTGCCCCGGCGAGTGAAGACACTTATGATCCTTCATAATCAGATCTCAGAGATTAACAGGAATGACTTTGCTACTACTTACTTCCTTGAAGAGCTGAACCTGAGCTACAACAAACTCACAAGTCCCCAGATCCATCGGGAGGCCTTCCGTAAACTGCGGCAACTAAAGTCCCTGGATCTTTCTGGAAACAATCTGCACACGGTGCCTTTCGGCTTTCCAAAGAACTTGCAGGTTCTGAAGCTGAAGGAGAACGAGATAAGCATTATCCCAAAAGGGACTTTGTCTGGGATGACAAAACTGCGGGAACTGTATTTGAGCAACAATAAACTGAAAGTAAATTCAATTTATTCAAGAGCATGGAGAGAACTCAGCAGTCTCCAG TCACTAGATATGGCTGGCAACCAGCTGACATCTATCCCATTAGGCCTGCCAGAATCTCTGGAATATCTGTATCTCCAGAACAACAAGATCACAATGGTTTCAGAGAATGCTTTTGAATCCACACCCAAAATAAAGGGGATTTACCTCAG gTTTAATAAGATTTCAGTTGGAGCACTGAAAGAAAGTACCTTCCAAAACCTGAAGCACTTACAGGTACTGGATATTGAAGGGAACCTTGAATTCAGCAACAGTTCAAAGAATAAGGATGACTCAGAAGAGGAAAtggaagatgaggaagaggaagaggaagaagaactGAGATAA